CTTTGTTTTGATTGTATAAGGCCGACTGACAATCGGATACAAGACATCGACAATTCTTATATTTGggataaaatattattttaaaaataccatCTACAGCACAAATGGTACTTCTAAAGCCATTTACTCAGGGACTCTGGTGCTGATCAGCtgctcatttgtgttttttcccagcttttcttttctttttcccattttctctttgtgttggACTTTTCTAAGCTTGCCAGTGCCACAGACCAACTTAATTTACTGTGAACTGTAGTGATCAGTGTCCTGCTTCAGTTGGAAACATAACATTTTGGATGAAtttaggacaaaaaaaagatcatggtgaaaatgttcaaatctgATCTCACAAAATATCTATGTatttttagttcagtttaaccagttacaataaaaacaacaagccTTTTAGTGTCTTTGCTGATGATTCTCAGACCTGTACAGCTGAAAGGTGCCTAAAGCTTTGGCTAACACAGGACGTCTTGCTTTAAACAGGATTCCTAAATCATTTGCATGTGCATCACGCTGTATGCAGCATTTAAGGGATACTTTGCTGATTTCCGACCAGCTTTTGTATCATCACAGTGTGGGTAGTATATGCAAATCAACAATGGTTAAATTACTTTCTTGTTAATTCCACCGAGAGCTCCCCACAGGTCCCAGCTGTCGGTGTCCACCGGGTGATGAGTCTTTCCGGCTCTATCTCTGTTGTTtgattgaataactgacttaacatTAAAATCATTGCTGTTATTTTAGTGTTAAGTTAGTCATTGAGTCGAACAACAGCTCTGTTTTGCGTCAACTGGTGTACTCAAAGAGTGCTGACACGAAGCTGGCTGAAAATCGGCAAAGTGTCCCTTTAATGCTCCAACATGGCATCTCGCACAGCATCAATAGCCACCTAATTGAGTAGGAAATGGTACCAAACCGTTATGGGAGCCACTAACTGTATTTGCCCAGTTTTCTGTGATTGATTAAGACACTCGGCTGTTAGTTTGCTCTCAGCCACAACCTAACTGGCTCTCATCCCTCAGCACTGGCCCCATGCTCCGTATCATCCtccactgacctttgacctctccacctctgacctcaccaTTTCTAACGTCTCTCATGCTGGGAGGCTGTAAGTAGCAGAGCTTGTTGCTTGCCCGTCTGCCTTCCttactgctgtgctgctgtgtccaTTAACCATCCCCTCACCGTGTCAAGCAGCACTCACTCACTTAACACCTCACAGCTCTATACTGCCCCCTGGTGACCTGGGCATGTTTTGCCCCAGTAGTTTATGAAGCACTAAAAGGCTTTTGAGCCCTCGGTGAACCTCACACTTACCGTTTCAGATTGCTTGAGTTTGGCCTGAAAGACTGGACTTGGTCGTTGGATGGTGtcgataatgatgatgatgatgatgatgatgatgatatattCTTCTGAAGGAAGCAAAAGAAGGGGGACGGAGGGTAACTGCATGTATGTTTGCAGTTAGTAGGAGGCCTTCGTGTGGCCTGACgcatgtttctgtgtgatcTCTAAAGTGACAGCacagtaaaaaaggaaaactcatGAAGTGTTTGAGCTTCATTGCTGTCACAAGAATAGTGTTACGGTTTGGGAAGTATGCTCGctgcacaaacagcagacagatatgGGAGTAGTCTAGAATTCAAATATTTAAGATTAAAGCGACTATTTGGCCGTTTTGGGAAATATACTTTTTCGCTTTCTTGCTCAGAACGAGATGAGGAGATCAATATCTTTAGCATATTAGTCCATTAGATATGAAGCTATAGCCAACAgaaggttagcttagcatgaacaGGGTAAACAGCTAGCCTCACTTCATCAGAGGGTAACAATACCTaagaattataataattatataatatatattaattttttacCAACTTTACAGCTTGTTAGCTGGTAGGCGGATTTTGTTGACTTCAGacggagccaggctagctgtttctcccctgcttccagtctttttgctaagctaagctaaccatctgcTAGCTGTAGCTGGAGTGTTCTCATCAAAGTCTTTGCAAGAAAGCGTGTAAGCAGATTTCCCAAAAATGCACTTTaatattcaactttttcttGATATTATTCCcatatctgtctgctgtttatGCATTCTGCTCGTGCATTGTGTGGCTACCGGAGAGCTTTCTTGTGTAATATGTGTGGATTTTGTGTGGGTGTGCCTTTGAAGTCCAGCCATTCTGTTGGTAGCATCCCAGgtttttcacatcattttctttctctctcttcacagtTAACCCTGGCTTATCaaagatgtgtgttttcatcgTCGTGGATTAATGACCGCAGTCTGGACGCAGTGCCTACATGTGTTATTTCTTCAGGGAAGtagagtggagaaaaaaaaaaaaatgctaatcaTGAAACATTCACAGAAAGCTGGCTGTCGTCATGAGAACTGGGactgtctttgtcattttaacaagaggaaaatgagcAGTATTCATATTAGAGCGAGACTgcatgtattaaaaaaaaaaaaagtaaaaacctCAGCTCAGCACTCGATGACTAAAACTGCCTTATTTTATAATCATGAGAAAAACATGGACATTTTATTCTGTCAGATGCAATGACTCACATGGCTTTGTGCTGGTGAGGTGTTGGGcatgtgtgtgaacatttgtaAATAGGATGAATAGGTCTGTCTGTGGATTGTAACACAGAAAGCTTAGATCATAGTAtatgattgttttatttttgtggatATGAGTCAGCAGCACATCATACGGTATATGCTTGTCCTGTAAATGAATGCCGTTTTACTGAATGGAAGATTTGACATCACTATGAGTCTTCATTTCTTGGACTTATTTCATTACACAAAGTAGATTCATTACAATATAAGACAGAATAATGTGAATTGAACAGAAACAATGTGTTTTCTTCTCGCCATTTCTGACAAATCCAAATAAATTCTGTTACTCTGATACgaaataattgatttttcattcattgtttaaaATCCCATTTGTAGGATTTGTCTCAATATGTTGCCGTCACGGATTTGGGGTGATAAATGACGaagtatgcaaaaaaaaaaaaaagtatggcTTACAGTTCAGAATTTCAAACAGTAGGCCTTGATGTCTTCTTTGAAATGTTGAAGTCTGAATTTCACACCAAAATCTGCCCCTCCAGCTTAATGTAGATTCTGCATcagaagcagcagacagacagacagacactggaTGAAATATGTTGAGGTAGAGCCAAGTCCAATGAGttattttcttacttttgaacattttggggaaaactGGAGTTGGAATTTGATCTCTCCACCCACATCTCCTCAGGTTCCGCTGTACCTGAATTATCGGCATGGTATCGGTGAGCTATAATTCACAGTTGAGAATCATGAACTCAGTGTTTTAATTGttgcaaaacacatttatttgctgtcttgGCAAGCGTTAGGTGAGAAGGTAAATATgacactctcatatctgtctggTAAATATTATATGCATAtatgaaaaaagacaatgaGATTATTGTAGATTCACTGACttcataaatacagaaaatcttATGGGAACACTGAAGTGTTCATTTAGAGGTGTAACATCTGACTACAGTGTATTTTAAGGAGACTATTTGAACTATACCAGAATAGGCCTGTCTCTATCTTGCAAGTGCATGTGGAGTGAGTGGGCTTGACTGAAATAAATCTTTCAAAGGAGCCTAAAGCCAACTGGCACTCATCATACATAATGTAATGGTTCATCATGTTGCCCATCTGCTAAAATCGTATTTCATAGTGCAGGTCTGATCCATTCTCGCTATCAGCCGTGTGACTGTATGTTCTGGTTAAATTACCATGAAATCTGCTGTACCTGCCTGCTGTCACCTCAGGTGGCACGCAGCCCTCCACTggtgtttctcctcctcctcatgaaaaaaaaaacaaaccttcatTCTTTTATCTTTAgtcttttcatttgcatttttaaaaatgtagtgGTATTAAGTACATGGTGGTGCAAAAATCAAAACGTGCATTTGTAACTCCGCATATTGCGACACTCTGGATCTGCCAAGAGGTGTTTTATCAAGAACATGGTGCACTAATGACTTACATTGTTTAAcctttcctctgtctccacTGTTATTTACTAAGTCTTCTTAATTTCTTTAGTAAAGCAAACACTTCAGCCTTATGCACTTCACATGagcaaaatgtaataatatgaCTTGTCTGGTCCAAAGTCATggtgaaaaaaagttttgatcATTGTGATAAAATTCCCTCTGCATGATTTGTTTTCCTCAGTTAGACACTTTTTATCTCCAGTTGTAAATAAGTACATTTGCTTAAGTGCTGCACTCATAATATAAGTAGAATTTTACGGCACATTGactttgagtatttccattctatgctgctgttttcatctaCTTTAATTCACTGCCATACAAAACATGTGATTGGCTCATAAACTACAAACCATTATTATTGAGATGTTTTCACATCAAACAGTTTGTTTAAACTAGCTCCAACTtgaccagctacaacagtaaaatgctatTTCACTGTCAATACATAACCAATAGCAGTCCAATATAACACTCACAGGGGACATTATTTGCATAAAGAAGTTTATTCAATAAAGCAACATAAAACTTTCCAGTTCATGTACTTTCACTGCAGATAAGAGTCACGCAGTCTGTCGCAACCGCCTGTCCTTGACTGTGTAGTGACGGATCCTTGTTTACTCAACAAGTAATGATTAGATTGGGGGATTCTGCCCCCCAATTGACTCAGTAATTTGCAAGTGAACAGTGCTGAATCTGATAGAAGGAGCAGTCTGCTGATCCTCATCCAACTAAAGAACAACAGtaagttttcatttgtttttcatgttacTCAACATCATGTGCATAAACTAGAAAttatgtgtgcttttatttgcgTTTGCATGTTTTACAGTGGATATTTAAGTCCTTGtaagttttctgatgacttctcctcctcattttcAACTCTCTGTCCTCCCCATCTTGTCTGTCCCATCTCTGTCCTCCCCCCTAGTAATGAAGTCCTGGTGTGTCCTTGCTTTCCTCTGGCTGGCATATTTCTGCCCTGGCACTCAGTCCTGCCCAGTGCTTTGCAAGTGCTACCACAGAAGAGCTGAGGTGGTCTGTCATGAGGTTCTTCTGACAGAGTACCCCTCTGAGGGCCTCCCAAGCAACACCACCATGCTGACTTTCCAGTTCACCAACATCACCTCCATCTCCGAGCAGCATCTGAGCGCCACGCCCATGCTGCAAGAGCTCCACCTGTATGCCAACCACTTGCGGAGCCTTCCCTCTCATCTCCTCAGGGGCGTTCCTCAGCTCAGCACTTTAGATCTCACAGAGAACAAACTGTCCGAGCTGCCCGCGGATGTCTTCAGCCACGCTCCGCTGCGCAGCCTAGTGTTGAAGAATAATCTGATTGTAAAAGCTGATGCTGAGTGGCTTCCTGATAACAGCAGCCTCACCTGGCTGGACTTATCTGGGAATCATTTAACGAAGACCCCGACTGCTCTGCTTCAGAGGCTGCCTCACCTGGACAATCTGGACCTCTCCAACAACCGGCTGGAGAAGATCTCTGCGAATTCTTTCGACTCGCTGACCAAACTCGAGAGGCTAAACCTGCAACGCAACAAGTTAGACACCTTGGATGCATCTGTATTCCAGAGCACCCGTAACCTCACCTATCTGTTCCTCACTCGGAATAAGCTGAACAATCTCCCGCAAAACCTTTTTCAGGAGCTCACTCAGCTCAAACACCTGAGTCTGGATGACAACCAGCTGAGTCACATCCCTGCAGGTTTGCTGGACCCTCTGAAGTCCCTGGACGAGGAGGGCCTGGACCTGAGCGACAACCCCTGGCTGTGCGATAAGAATATGGAGTACCTCTGGAGGTGGCTgcagaagaacaagaagaaggtCTTCCTCCCTGAAACCACCATATGCGCCAAACCGCAGCCTCTGGCGGGGCGCTCAGTGATGTCACTGACAGAGAGTGAATTAATCCTTCAGTCTTAACATTTTCCATCCTCACTCTGGTTATTATCTGATATGGTAATGCATCTAGCTCAGCTTGTCGTTGCTGTCTCATCTTTCAGTCTCTTGAGACATTCCTCTTTTGTCAGTGGGATGTGAACGTATAATTAAATGATATGAGCAATGACTGAATTTCTGTCTTTCCTTGCACTTTAATTGTAGATTAAACGTGCTTtgaaaggaatagtttgaaatTTTGAGACATACACTTTGTTGCTTTGTTGTTGAGATTTGGCTAAAGCCTGGAGATGGTTAGTCTGTATGTTCTGAATGAGGAGAAATACACTGAGATGATTTCATGATTATGGAAATGGATTAAAGCATTATAACAAATTAAATATCTCATTCATTCAACTATTGAACATAAAGTTTGCACTGGGGGAAATGTAATGAGGTACATGTACTCAAGTAAGGTACTTTTTTGTCATTGTATGGTAGTTTACTTCTACTCTACTACAGTTTTAAGggaaatattgtaatttttacTATTTAACAGCTACGAGTTAAAGTTACGAGTTAATTCTCAGGCAATAATTTTCGACATTAAAACCTCATGAGGAGcttagaaaatataataaatgttgCCACTGATTTACAAATGGCACTTGGAATAcatattatacatattataGCTCATAAAATCTTCTTGCAGGAATGAAAAAGtattgatttgtgtgtgttaaccGCTGTTCTTTTAGAAAGTACAGAAAACCACTCACCAGCTGGTGAGCTGGTTTGTTTGCTTGGATTTGTTTGCCTCTTGCAACATTTTGTCCTGACTCATTGCTGGGAACAAATGTACTCCACATTGTATAAAACCACGTCCGTAATCAAAACCATGCGGAATTCAGCAGTGCCTTTCAGGTAGGATTCTGCTTTGAtgatcacattttcacattgtaGGTAGATTAGTCCATTTTCCTGTCTGTGTAATGTGTATGTTTCCTTTGTGCAGTGCTTTAAAGATGAATTTGTGGATACTGCTGGCTTTCACTGCAGTGGCTGAATGCCGTTACCAAAAAAGAGGCACCCACTCGTGCCCAGATCTCTGCTCTTGTTCCTCTCCACCTTCAGAGGTGGTGTGCAGCCAAAGCTCCCTTACACATTTCCCTGTAGATGGTTTACCCTCCAACACCAGTCTCCTCTCCATCCAATCCACCAACCTCAGCAGTATTACAGCCAGTCATTTGAGTGTCGTGCCCCTTTTAAACAACCTCCAGCTGTACCACAACCACCTGAAAAGCCTTCCCTCAGATCTGCTGAGGGACGTTCCTCACTTGAACACGTTAGATCTGACAGGAAATCAGCTGGTTCATCTCCTTCCAAACACGTTCAGCCACACCTCACTTCGGAGACTTGTGCTGAAGAATAATCTGATTGAAAAAGCAGATGCTGAATGGTTTCTTGGCAACAGTAGTCTGACCTGGCTGGATTTGTCTGGAAATCGTTTAACGGGTGTACCCGCT
Above is a genomic segment from Pempheris klunzingeri isolate RE-2024b chromosome 18, fPemKlu1.hap1, whole genome shotgun sequence containing:
- the LOC139218164 gene encoding leucine-rich alpha-2-glycoprotein-like, which codes for MKSWCVLAFLWLAYFCPGTQSCPVLCKCYHRRAEVVCHEVLLTEYPSEGLPSNTTMLTFQFTNITSISEQHLSATPMLQELHLYANHLRSLPSHLLRGVPQLSTLDLTENKLSELPADVFSHAPLRSLVLKNNLIVKADAEWLPDNSSLTWLDLSGNHLTKTPTALLQRLPHLDNLDLSNNRLEKISANSFDSLTKLERLNLQRNKLDTLDASVFQSTRNLTYLFLTRNKLNNLPQNLFQELTQLKHLSLDDNQLSHIPAGLLDPLKSLDEEGLDLSDNPWLCDKNMEYLWRWLQKNKKKVFLPETTICAKPQPLAGRSVMSLTESELILQS
- the LOC139218179 gene encoding phospholipase A2 inhibitor beta-like translates to MNLWILLAFTAVAECRYQKRGTHSCPDLCSCSSPPSEVVCSQSSLTHFPVDGLPSNTSLLSIQSTNLSSITASHLSVVPLLNNLQLYHNHLKSLPSDLLRDVPHLNTLDLTGNQLVHLLPNTFSHTSLRRLVLKNNLIEKADAEWFLGNSSLTWLDLSGNRLTGVPAALLQKLPNLESLDLSDNNLQDLQPDALKNLHRLESLNLAGNKLSSLKPTIFAHNRKLSQLFLQENQLQDLPATLLKGLPHVELLLLNQNQLQHLLSGMLDDRKSSFQIILTANPWVCDEKMEYLWKWLTIHPQNVIFLEEVTCAGPEALKHRQVISLTGSELGLDKI